Proteins encoded together in one Musa acuminata AAA Group cultivar baxijiao chromosome BXJ3-6, Cavendish_Baxijiao_AAA, whole genome shotgun sequence window:
- the LOC135586645 gene encoding ELF3-like protein 2 — MKGAEEEKVMGPLFPRLHVNDAEKGGPRAPPRNKMALYELLSIPSQRLNLASSTLSLPPHSSSDLSPSFSPSKGCDHQRIMLSPLYISPQVSFHSAEIVKSCTPDETNGIPTRMEFKRKFMKQVSSGNLFGTGSVAECSPLRPHSLSVNISGGKIMVDVDDMDDNIDHSGILASSKRDTHMTDPGKSTTLNSQQLQKIPSARINSSVQFPKSNKTPSQQTDIACMKSKNSNRIHIGKIPKETSTIEEPKETSTIGEPKEAKEKLSHTTGERSNNPKDSLARDDTISLHLTEKSTNGDTVLCHGNGDQSGTQRLNDIAVINDGEAMKTRSQLCYKALPGKGHRATDISGNFHKEDSAKKNGLLEFRDLERKDDASEPLMVGTVSGLVISPDDIVGVIGSKHFWKARRAIINQQKDFAIQVFELHRVIKVQKLISASPHLLLEGNPYLSKCSVKPPNKTLPQCNTNPRPEEFRPKDGLQNPKQNKEQPADNIAGVSALPACEDGSKGGPHGQVPKAGSNSGIPLPVPMAPDDKSRPLCFPPLGNQWLVPVMLPSEGLVYKPYTGPCPPTGGFMAPLYGRGTPLGASQVAGDFINPAFGVSASHQPPNLGILPGPSAIAPLYYPTPYGHQAWHPIISTSAVEQVSNLAGSQPNGQTGQHSRRSCNMSPIPRKEAFPGHVGKFQVSKNSEFQGSTVNSPSEKAQLEERDQFLLFPTAPGASSLNCSLQSNGTDSQTRVIKVVPHNSRSATESAARIFRSIQEGRQQHDS; from the exons ATGAAAGgggcggaggaggagaaggtCATGGGGCCTCTGTTTCCGAGGCTCCATGTGAATGATGCAGAGAAAGGGGGGCCGAGGGCGCCGCCGAGAAACAAGATGGCGTTGTATGAGCTGCTTAGTATCCCGTCTCAGAGGCTCAACTTGGCATCCTCCACCCTATCACTTCCTCCTCACAGCTCCAGCGACTTATCCCCTTCCTTTTCGCCAAGCAAG GGATGTGACCATCAAAGGATTATGCTTTCTCCATTGTACATTTCTCCTCAAGTGTCTTTTCATTCAGCAGAGATAGTTAAATCTTGTACGCCTGACGAAACAAATGGTATTCCAACGAGGATGGAGTTCAAGAGAAAATTTATGAAGCAAGTAAGTTCTGGAAATTTGTTCGGTACAGGATCAGTTGCTGAATGTAGCCCACTGAGACCACACAGCCTTAGTGTGAACATTTCTGGTGGGAAGATAATGGTTGATGTGGATGACATGGATGATAATATAGATCATTCGGGAATTCTTGCATCCTCGAAAAGAGATACACACATGACTGATCCAGGTAAGTCAACTACCTTAAATTCCCAGCAACTACAGAAGATTCCTTCTGCTAGGATCAATTCTTCGGTTCAGTTCCCAAAGTCAAACAAGACGCCCTCACAACAAACCGATATTGCTTGCATGAAATCAAAAAATTCTAATAGAATTCATATTGGAAAAATTCCTAAGGAAACTTCAACAATTGAAGAGCCCAAAGAAACTTCAACAATCGGAGAACCCAAAGAAGCCAAAGAAAAGTTATCCCATACAACTGGTGAGAGATCAAACAATCCGAAAGATTCTTTGGCTAGAGATGATACAATCAGTTTACATTTAACTGAGAAATCAACGAATGGCGATACAGTATTGTGTCATGGAAACGGTGATCAGAGCGGAACTCAGCGCTTGAATGATATTGCTGTTATTAATGATGGTGAGGCTATGAAGACCAGAAGTCAATTATGCTATAAAGCTTTACCTGGAAAAGGTCATAGAGCTACAGATATTTCTGGGAATTTCCACAAAGAGGACAGTGCAAAGAAAAATGGGTTATTGGAATTTAGAGATTTAGAAAGAAAAGATGATGCATCTGAGCCCTTAATGGTGGGCACAGTGTCCGGTTTGGTGATATCCCCAGATGATATTGTTGGAGTGATTGGTTCAAAGCATTTTTGGAAAGCCCGAAGAGCTATTATCAA TCAGCAAAAGGATTTTGCAATACAAGTATTTGAGCTTCATAGGGTAATAAAG GTTCAGAAGTTGATATCTGCATCGCCACATTTGCTTCTTGAAGGCAATCCTTATTTAAGCAAATGTTCAGTAAAACCACCCAATAAGACCCTGCCTCAATGTAATACAAATCCTCGGCCTGAGGAATTTAGACCAAAAGATGGTCTTCAGAACCCAAAACAGAACAAAGAGCAGCCAGCTGATAACATTGCTGGAGTTTCAGCTCTCCCCGCATGTGAGGATGGGTCTAAAGGAGGTCCACATGGTCAAGTTCCAAAAGCAGGGTCCAACTCTGGTATTCCATTACCAGTGCCAATGGCTCCAGATGACAAGTCAAGACCGTTGTGTTTTCCTCCCCTGGGAAACCAATGGTTAGTTCCTGTAATGTTGCCTTCGGAAGGTCTTGTTTACAAGCCCTATACGGGACCTTGCCCACCAACTGGTGGCTTCATGGCCCCTCTTTATGGAAGAGGCACACCTCTTGGTGCATCTCAAGTGGCAGGAGACTTCATCAACCCAGCTTTTGGTGTTTCAGCATCTCATCAGCCACCAAACTTGGGTATTTTACCAGGTCCTTCGGCAATTGCACCCCTGTATTATCCCACACCTTATGGCCATCAAGCTTGGCACCCAATCATTTCTACCTCTGCAGTCGAACAGGTCAGCAATTTAGCTGGTTCACAGCCCAATGGACAAACTGGTCAGCATTCCAGGCGTTCATGTAACATGTCCCCCATTCCTAGGAAGGAAGCATTTCCTGGCCATGTTGGGAAGTTTCAGGTGTCAAAGAACAGTGAGTTTCAAGGAAGCACAGTGAACAGCCCCTCTGAGAAGGCACAACTAGAAGAAAGAGATCAATTTCTTCTATTTCCTACAGCTCCTGGAGCGAGCAGTCTTAATTGCTCATTACAATCCAATGGTACAGATAGCCAGACTCGTGTGATTAAGGTTGTGCCTCATAATTCTAGGTCTGCTACGGAGTCAGCTGCAAGGATTTTTCGGTCAATACAAGAAGGGAGGCAACAACATGACTCATGA